A DNA window from Thermogemmata fonticola contains the following coding sequences:
- the shc gene encoding squalene--hopene cyclase — protein MRGWHARSPEPSRWESGHAEEGWWEEVQQAQDQARRCLLAQQRPDGHWCAELQGDTILESEFILLLAILGQRQDERIGRLANYIRRQQLPEGGWSTYPGGPADASVSVKAYFALKIAGDRADAPHMERAAAQIRQLGGAEAVNSFTRFYLAALGQIPYDACPTVPVELILLPRWFPINLYAMSAWSRTIFVPLSLVNAYKPVTLLPETLHIRELFLTPPQQWRLTAKAPQGLLTWTRAFLLVDRFLKFLERRGWTPWRRRAMERALDWMRQRWQDSDGLGAIFPPMVYHALVLHCLGKGPDDPEMQAVLEQLAGLILEGEESLRVQPCLSPVWDTALAVHALAETGAEPEAVLSAARWLLGREIRQPGDWAVRVREAEPSGWCFEYRNPYYPDVDDTAMVLLALARSGAAPEAGDTVARACRWLLAMQNRNGGWAAFDRDIENPLLEKVPFADHNAMLDPACPDITGRVLEALSHYGYRLGHLAVDRAVQFLLARQEESGAWFGRWGVNYLYGTWQVLSGLRAVGFDLQHPAVRRAVRWLKEVQNPDGGWGESCRSYDDPAWAGQGESTASQTAWAILGLLAAGEKDGPEVRAGIEFLLGTQKAEGHWQETAFTGTGFPRVFYLKYHLYPLYFPLLALSRYARLARTPTPPPPPPPPPPPPPPPPAATLSLDDGRRSSSRSGRANPEVMSCLHPQRFPHGGLMRFPLSLTADLTAYMLRQKLRRQRRFPLVLMLEPLHACNLTCTGCGRIREYESTIREKLSVEQCLESVDEAGAPIVSICGGEPLIYPHIGELVRGILKRRKHIYLCTNGVYLEKKLHLFRPTSRFFFNVHLDGLEETHDRLVERPGVFRAAIAGIQAAKRAGFLVCTNTTVYRETEIAEIDALFAYLTELGVDGFLLSPAYGYAAVHRTNPQGAAEIFLTRDEIRAKFQQAQHLFHKYKLTTSPIYWEFLQGKRELTCAAWASPTRNVRGWKGPCYLITDAHYDSFQDLMENTPWENYGYGKDPRCEHCLMHSGYETAAALGMNARLRDGWKMLLWQLT, from the coding sequence GTGAGAGGATGGCACGCGCGCAGCCCAGAACCCAGCCGCTGGGAAAGCGGTCACGCCGAGGAGGGATGGTGGGAGGAAGTCCAGCAGGCCCAGGATCAGGCCCGCCGATGTTTGCTGGCCCAGCAGCGTCCCGATGGCCACTGGTGCGCCGAACTGCAAGGGGATACTATCCTGGAGTCGGAATTCATCCTCCTGCTAGCCATTCTGGGGCAACGCCAGGATGAGCGCATCGGACGGCTCGCGAACTACATCCGACGCCAGCAATTGCCGGAGGGGGGATGGTCCACCTATCCCGGCGGCCCGGCGGACGCCAGTGTGTCGGTCAAAGCCTATTTTGCTCTCAAGATCGCCGGAGATCGGGCGGATGCTCCGCACATGGAACGCGCCGCGGCCCAGATTCGCCAGCTCGGCGGTGCGGAAGCCGTCAACTCCTTCACCCGCTTCTATCTCGCCGCCCTGGGACAGATTCCCTACGACGCCTGCCCGACCGTGCCGGTGGAACTCATCCTCCTGCCCCGCTGGTTCCCCATCAATCTCTATGCCATGTCGGCCTGGAGCCGGACCATTTTCGTCCCGCTTTCCTTGGTCAACGCTTACAAGCCGGTCACGCTGCTGCCGGAAACCCTGCACATTCGGGAACTGTTTTTGACTCCGCCGCAGCAGTGGCGCCTGACCGCCAAGGCGCCGCAGGGGCTGCTGACCTGGACCCGCGCCTTCCTGCTGGTGGATCGGTTCCTGAAGTTTCTGGAGCGGCGGGGCTGGACGCCCTGGCGCCGGCGGGCGATGGAGCGTGCCCTGGACTGGATGCGCCAGCGCTGGCAGGATAGCGACGGCCTGGGAGCAATCTTCCCCCCGATGGTGTACCATGCCCTGGTGCTGCACTGCCTGGGGAAAGGGCCGGATGATCCGGAAATGCAGGCCGTCCTGGAACAATTGGCGGGGCTGATCCTGGAGGGGGAAGAAAGCCTGCGGGTGCAACCCTGCCTGTCGCCCGTGTGGGATACGGCACTGGCGGTGCATGCTCTGGCGGAAACGGGAGCGGAGCCGGAAGCTGTCCTATCCGCCGCGCGCTGGCTCCTTGGCCGCGAAATCCGCCAGCCGGGCGATTGGGCCGTGCGCGTCCGCGAAGCTGAACCCAGCGGCTGGTGCTTCGAGTACCGCAATCCGTATTATCCCGACGTGGATGACACAGCGATGGTACTCTTGGCCCTGGCCCGCAGCGGGGCCGCCCCGGAAGCCGGGGATACGGTGGCGCGGGCGTGCCGCTGGCTCCTGGCCATGCAGAACCGCAACGGCGGATGGGCCGCCTTCGACCGCGACATCGAAAACCCTCTGCTGGAAAAAGTCCCCTTCGCCGATCACAATGCCATGCTCGATCCCGCCTGCCCGGACATCACGGGCCGGGTCCTGGAAGCCCTGAGCCACTACGGCTACCGCCTCGGCCATCTGGCAGTCGATCGCGCTGTGCAATTTCTCCTGGCGCGCCAGGAAGAGTCGGGCGCCTGGTTCGGACGCTGGGGGGTCAATTACCTCTACGGGACATGGCAGGTGCTCAGCGGCTTGCGGGCGGTCGGGTTCGATCTCCAGCACCCGGCGGTGCGGCGTGCAGTCCGCTGGCTCAAGGAAGTGCAAAACCCTGACGGCGGATGGGGCGAAAGCTGCCGCAGCTACGACGACCCCGCCTGGGCCGGACAGGGCGAATCCACCGCTTCCCAAACCGCCTGGGCCATCCTGGGATTGCTCGCTGCGGGTGAAAAAGACGGCCCGGAAGTCCGAGCGGGAATCGAATTCCTCCTCGGCACCCAGAAAGCGGAGGGACACTGGCAGGAAACGGCCTTCACCGGCACGGGCTTCCCCCGCGTCTTCTACCTGAAATACCACCTCTATCCGCTCTACTTCCCGCTCTTGGCCTTGAGCCGGTACGCCCGCCTGGCCCGGACCCCCACCCCCCCCCCCCCCCCCCCCCCCCCCCCCCCCCCCCCCCCCCCCCCCCCCGCCGCAACGCTCTCCCTGGATGACGGACGCCGCTCCTCCTCACGCTCCGGTCGTGCCAACCCCGAGGTGATGAGCTGCCTGCACCCTCAACGATTCCCCCACGGAGGTCTTATGCGATTCCCCCTTTCGCTCACCGCTGACTTGACCGCCTACATGCTGCGGCAAAAACTCCGGCGACAGCGCCGCTTCCCTTTGGTCCTGATGCTCGAACCCCTCCACGCCTGCAACCTGACCTGTACCGGCTGCGGGCGGATCCGCGAATACGAATCCACCATCCGGGAAAAACTCAGTGTGGAACAATGCCTGGAATCTGTCGATGAGGCGGGAGCACCAATCGTCAGTATCTGTGGGGGGGAACCTTTGATTTATCCTCACATTGGGGAATTGGTGCGCGGCATCTTAAAACGCCGCAAACATATCTATCTATGCACTAATGGTGTCTATCTGGAGAAGAAATTGCATTTGTTCCGCCCCACATCCCGCTTCTTTTTCAACGTCCATTTGGACGGTTTGGAAGAGACGCACGACCGGTTGGTGGAACGGCCGGGGGTGTTCCGCGCAGCCATTGCGGGAATCCAGGCAGCCAAGCGTGCCGGCTTTCTGGTCTGCACCAACACGACGGTGTACCGGGAAACGGAAATCGCCGAGATCGACGCCTTGTTCGCCTATCTGACCGAGTTGGGAGTCGATGGCTTTCTGCTGTCACCGGCTTATGGCTACGCGGCGGTGCACCGGACCAATCCCCAAGGGGCCGCGGAGATTTTCCTCACCCGCGATGAGATTCGGGCCAAGTTCCAGCAAGCCCAGCATCTGTTTCATAAATACAAACTCACCACCTCGCCTATTTATTGGGAATTCCTCCAGGGCAAACGTGAATTGACGTGTGCCGCCTGGGCGAGTCCTACACGCAATGTCCGCGGTTGGAAGGGACCGTGTTATCTCATCACCGATGCCCATTATGATTCTTTCCAGGACCTTATGGAGAATACACCGTGGGAGAATTATGGCTATGGTAAGGACCCGCGGTGCGAACATTGCCTGATGCATTCGGGGTATGAGACGGCGGCGGCTTTGGGAATGAACGCCCGCCTCCGGGACGGCTGGAAGATGTTGCTATGGCAATTGACCTGA
- a CDS encoding phosphorylase family protein → MAIDLSGPVIVIFCALEREADVLRRRLRHYRQVQIQTSGMGYAAARQCAERRLQREPRPHLVVAAGFCGALRPDLRAGDIVCDAAVHTVPHVLSTPEEKQLWAKQTAALAVDLESAAVTEACQRFGVPCRVIRSVSDTCKQAIPRELLDCWVEQRLRVRKFLHCVWRRPALLGELVRLGWQSRRAAQTLAAAVEDCVKQFLMRKDKELSTSHTPTALNPR, encoded by the coding sequence ATGGCAATTGACCTGAGCGGGCCGGTGATCGTCATTTTCTGCGCGCTGGAACGGGAGGCTGACGTCCTCCGCCGCCGCCTGCGGCACTACCGGCAGGTGCAGATTCAGACAAGCGGCATGGGTTATGCGGCAGCCCGGCAGTGTGCCGAGAGACGGTTGCAGCGGGAGCCGCGCCCCCATCTGGTCGTGGCCGCCGGCTTTTGTGGTGCTCTGCGGCCCGACCTGCGTGCGGGCGATATTGTCTGCGATGCCGCCGTGCACACTGTGCCCCACGTCCTCAGCACGCCGGAGGAAAAACAGCTCTGGGCGAAGCAAACCGCAGCCCTGGCGGTGGACCTGGAATCGGCAGCGGTGACAGAGGCCTGCCAGCGCTTCGGCGTGCCCTGCCGCGTGATCCGTTCCGTCTCCGATACCTGCAAGCAGGCGATTCCCCGCGAACTGCTCGATTGCTGGGTGGAGCAACGGCTGCGGGTGCGCAAGTTCCTCCACTGCGTGTGGCGGCGCCCCGCCCTCCTCGGCGAGTTGGTCCGGCTGGGGTGGCAAAGCCGCCGGGCCGCTCAAACCCTGGCTGCCGCCGTCGAAGATTGCGTGAAACAATTCCTGATGCGGAAAGACAAGGAGCTTTCCACGTCCCACACGCCGACTGCCCTGAATCCCCGATGA
- the leuS gene encoding leucine--tRNA ligase, with translation MPTYHPAVIERRWQEYWLREKTFRTPEPNEPSVQGKPKYYVLDMFPYPSGAGLHVGHPEGYTATDILARYKRMRGYHVLHPMGWDAYGLPAEQYAIEKNVHPRITTQQNIATFRRQIQSLGFSYDWDREIDTTDPRYFKWTQWIFLLIYDTWYDPVARKGRPIAELPIPPEVQAQGPQAIRRYQDAHRLAYQAEVPVNWCPALGTVLANEEVIDGKSERGGYPVERRPLRQWLLRITAYAERLLEDLELVDWPESIKQMQRNWIGRSEGAEVHFRVAGSDVRITVFTTRPDTLFGATYMVLAPEHPLVGQLTTESQRAAVEAYQAQAARKSDLERTEIAKEKTGVFTGAYAINPVNGQKIPIWIADYVLASYGTGAIMAVPAHDERDYAFARQYGLPIVPVVQPPPEWLQQTGSTLEHFTAAFVGDGISIHSDFLNGLPTPQAKERMIEWLQAQGLGQRRVQYKLRDWLFSRQRYWGEPFPILHGEDGEVLPLSPSELPLLPPELEDFRPTGSPEGPLAKAKDWVEVLRNGKKYRRETNTMPQWAGSCWYYLRYIDPHNDEQFADPDKLRYWLPVDLYVGGAEHAVLHLLYARFWHKVLYDRGYVPCPEPFQRLVNQGMILGEYEYHITPADYERYRPKLEAMGIRAVLREGKDDGGAEASYVLKVAGVDGKWLTLPEEMVEKRKGKMFLKGTDLELTGRADKMSKSRGNVINPDDIVREYGADSLRLYEMFMGPLEAVKPWNTRGVEGVYRFLCRVWRLIVDEAAEQAVLHPAVQDVPPDRETLRLLHRTIRKVTEDTEALRFNTAIAAMMEFVNHLTRLSVRPRQVLQTFVLLLSPYAPHIAEELWRILGHAQSLAYEPWPTYDPELLREEEIEIPIQINGKVRSRLRVAADSDEAAVQAAALADPQVQSHIAGKTVKMVKVVPGRLVNIVVA, from the coding sequence ATGCCGACTTATCATCCCGCGGTGATCGAGCGCCGCTGGCAGGAATACTGGCTGCGGGAAAAGACGTTTCGGACACCCGAGCCGAACGAACCAAGCGTCCAGGGCAAGCCCAAATACTACGTGCTAGACATGTTCCCCTACCCCAGCGGGGCGGGCTTGCACGTCGGCCATCCGGAGGGTTACACCGCCACCGACATCCTGGCCCGTTACAAGCGCATGCGGGGCTACCACGTCCTTCACCCCATGGGTTGGGATGCCTACGGCCTGCCCGCGGAGCAATATGCCATCGAGAAAAATGTCCATCCCCGTATCACCACCCAGCAAAACATCGCTACCTTCCGCCGCCAGATTCAGTCCCTCGGCTTCAGCTACGATTGGGACCGGGAGATCGACACGACCGACCCCCGCTACTTCAAATGGACGCAATGGATCTTCCTGCTGATCTACGACACCTGGTACGATCCCGTGGCGCGCAAAGGCCGGCCGATTGCCGAGCTGCCCATTCCCCCGGAAGTCCAAGCCCAGGGACCGCAGGCGATCCGCCGCTACCAGGATGCCCACCGCCTGGCCTATCAGGCCGAGGTGCCGGTGAATTGGTGCCCGGCCCTGGGGACCGTCCTGGCCAACGAGGAAGTCATCGACGGTAAGAGCGAGCGCGGCGGCTACCCGGTGGAACGCCGACCCCTGCGGCAGTGGCTCCTCCGCATCACTGCCTATGCCGAGCGGCTGCTCGAAGACCTAGAGCTGGTGGACTGGCCGGAATCGATCAAGCAGATGCAGCGGAACTGGATCGGCCGCAGCGAAGGCGCCGAGGTGCACTTCCGCGTCGCCGGCTCCGATGTCCGCATTACCGTTTTCACCACCCGGCCGGATACGCTCTTCGGCGCCACCTACATGGTCCTGGCCCCGGAACATCCCCTCGTAGGACAACTGACGACGGAGTCGCAGCGCGCCGCCGTGGAAGCCTATCAAGCCCAGGCCGCCCGCAAAAGCGATCTGGAACGCACGGAAATCGCCAAGGAAAAAACAGGCGTCTTCACCGGCGCCTACGCCATCAACCCGGTCAACGGCCAGAAAATCCCGATCTGGATCGCGGATTACGTACTCGCCAGCTATGGCACCGGCGCCATCATGGCTGTGCCGGCCCACGACGAACGGGACTATGCCTTTGCTCGCCAGTATGGCTTGCCGATCGTCCCGGTCGTGCAGCCGCCGCCCGAATGGCTCCAGCAGACCGGCAGTACCCTGGAGCACTTTACCGCCGCCTTCGTGGGGGATGGCATTTCCATCCATTCGGACTTCCTCAACGGCTTGCCCACGCCCCAGGCCAAGGAGCGGATGATCGAATGGCTGCAAGCTCAGGGGCTGGGTCAGCGGCGCGTACAGTACAAGCTGCGTGACTGGCTTTTCAGCCGCCAGCGCTACTGGGGCGAACCCTTCCCCATCCTCCACGGCGAAGATGGCGAAGTCCTGCCGCTTTCCCCCAGCGAGCTGCCCCTCCTACCCCCCGAGCTGGAAGACTTCCGCCCCACCGGCTCCCCGGAAGGACCCCTGGCCAAAGCCAAAGATTGGGTCGAAGTCCTCCGTAACGGCAAAAAATACCGCCGCGAAACCAACACCATGCCCCAATGGGCCGGCTCCTGCTGGTACTACCTCCGCTACATCGACCCCCACAATGATGAGCAGTTCGCCGATCCGGACAAACTCCGCTACTGGCTGCCGGTGGACCTCTACGTCGGCGGCGCGGAACATGCCGTACTGCACCTGCTCTATGCCCGCTTCTGGCACAAGGTCCTCTACGACCGCGGCTACGTCCCCTGCCCGGAACCATTCCAGCGCCTCGTCAATCAGGGCATGATCCTGGGGGAATACGAATACCACATCACCCCGGCGGACTATGAACGCTACCGCCCAAAGCTGGAAGCGATGGGCATCCGGGCCGTTCTGCGCGAAGGCAAGGACGACGGCGGCGCGGAGGCGAGCTACGTCCTCAAAGTCGCCGGGGTCGATGGCAAATGGCTGACACTGCCGGAGGAAATGGTCGAAAAACGCAAAGGAAAGATGTTCCTCAAGGGGACGGACCTGGAACTCACCGGGCGGGCGGACAAAATGTCCAAGAGCCGCGGCAACGTCATCAACCCCGATGACATCGTCCGGGAGTACGGCGCCGACAGCCTGCGCCTCTACGAAATGTTCATGGGGCCGCTGGAGGCGGTCAAACCCTGGAACACCCGCGGCGTGGAAGGGGTCTATCGCTTCCTCTGTCGTGTCTGGCGCTTGATCGTCGATGAAGCGGCCGAGCAAGCCGTGCTGCATCCTGCCGTCCAGGATGTCCCCCCGGATCGGGAGACCCTCCGCCTCCTCCACCGCACCATCCGCAAAGTGACCGAGGACACCGAAGCCCTGCGGTTCAACACGGCCATCGCTGCCATGATGGAGTTCGTCAATCACCTGACCCGGCTCAGCGTCCGGCCGCGGCAGGTGTTGCAAACCTTCGTCCTGTTGCTCTCGCCCTACGCCCCCCACATCGCCGAGGAACTGTGGCGCATCCTGGGCCATGCCCAGTCCCTGGCGTATGAACCCTGGCCGACTTACGATCCCGAATTGCTCCGCGAAGAGGAGATCGAAATCCCGATCCAGATCAACGGCAAGGTGCGTTCCCGCCTGCGCGTGGCCGCCGACAGCGACGAGGCCGCCGTTCAAGCCGCGGCCCTGGCCGATCCCCAAGTCCAATCCCACATAGCCGGTAAGACGGTCAAGATGGTCAAAGTCGTCCCCGGTCGGCTCGTCAACATCGTCGTGGCCTAG